The Oncorhynchus masou masou isolate Uvic2021 chromosome 4, UVic_Omas_1.1, whole genome shotgun sequence DNA segment cctgtatatagcctcattactaacctgtacccctgcacattgactcaataccggtaccccctgtatatagcctcattactaacctgtacccctgcacattgactcaataccggtaccacctgtatatagactccttattgttatttcattgtttacTTTAGTTTAATGAGTAAATATgttctatttcttgaactgcatggttggctaaggacttgtaagtaagcatttcacggtaagatctacacctattgtattcagcgaatgtgacaaatacaatttgatttgactagtTTGGTATTGGTTCGACATTGCAGCCGACAGTGCAGGCGACTGCCTTATTATTTATAAATCAGTCAGCCAGTAAACTTTTTCCCGCAATGCAGCATGGATTTGATGCTCTGGAACACGGTCAGTGGTTTAGTAAATAACAGAGACGCTACGCTGAGCATGCTCTATGGGGTGTGGAAcatcatctataataatgacataaaggctacGCTGTGCACGCTCTACGTTGTGTGGAAcatcatctataataatgacataaaggctacGCTGTGCACGCTCTACGTTGTGTGGAAcatcatctataataatgacataaaggctacGCTGTGCACGCTCTACGTTGTGTGGAAcatcatctataataatgacataaaggctacGCTGTGCACGCTCTACGGGGTGTGGAAcatcatctataataatgacataaaggctacGCTGTGCACGCTCTACGGGGTGTGGAAcatcatctataataatgacataaaggctaaGCTGTGCACGCTCTACGGGGTGTGGAAcatcatctataataatgacataaaggctacGCTGCGCACGCTCTACGTTGTGTGGAatatcatctataataatgacataaagaaTACGCTGCACACGCTCTACGGGGTGTGGAACaccatctataataatgacataaaggctacGCTGAGCACGCTCTACGTTGTGTGGAatatcatctataataatgacataaagaaTACGCTGCACACGCTCTACGGGGTGTGGAACACTATCTATAATAATTTGGCTGTTCTAAATTCTGTGTTGCTCAAAGCCTTGAGTAATGAACCTATTTTTGACACAATTGACTGGaaagtcaccctttgccttgatgtcagctttgcatactcttggcataatctcaaccagcttcatgaggtagtcacttggaattcatttcaattaacaggtgtgcctagtaaaatgttaatttgtggaaattctttccttcttaatgtgtttgagccaatcagttgtgttgtgacaaggtatgggtggcaTGAGGATTGCCACAGGAAAGGATGACCCAGAGATACATCTGCTGCAGAAGATActttcattagagttaactgcacctcagattgcagcccaaataaatgcttcatacagttcaagtaacagacacatctcaacatcaactgttcagagactggtTGAGTTGCTGCATGCAAAAACACTGTTTACAAAATCTTTGTTATTAAAGAACAAGAAGGCCTGCACACTGTTTatagaaaatgtgcttttctttcaaaaacaatgacatttctaagtgaccccaacatttgaacggtagtatacATCTACATTATGTATTGTTaaaccatgtaggagcagtatagacctagtctgttcattatatacatctacatgatgtattgtcacaccatgtaggagcagtatagacctagtctgttcattatatacatctacatgatgtattgttacaccatgtaggagcagtatagatctggtctgttcattatatacatctacatgatgtattgttacaccatgtaggagcagtatagatctggtctgttcattatatacatctacatgatgtattgttacaccatgtaggagcagtatagacctagtctgttcattatatacatctacatgatgtattgttacaccatgtaggagcagtatagatctggtctgttcattatatacatctacatgatgtattgttacaccatgtaggagcagtatagacctagtctgttcattatatacatctacatgatgtattgttacaccatgtaggagcagtatagatctggtctgttcattatatacatctacatgatgtattgttacaccatgtaggagaaGTATAGACCGACAGTAGCTGGCTACTTATTTAGATTTAGTATGACTGAATGAAACTGCCTTAAATGTGCTGTAGTAGACATTTTTTATTTGCACTAATCAATCAACACATTTCTGTCTTTGTATGTCTCAATATAATAGTATTATTTAATTAAATCAATTTAAATAATCTTTATCTGAAAATAAAATATGATCCTCAACTGCGTTTCCCCTCCAGTCAGCAGACGGCGATGTGCGTCTTTCAGGCGATGCTGCCagcgtgacgtataatctagtggacggttcTTCAGAAACAGCTCGTCAACATCCTCGGTAGCTTGATAGCCAACATAGCCGAAAGATTCAAGCTATTTATACGCTTTCGGTGTATATCAGCTACTGTGTTTGAGACACAGTTCTGTCGTATCTACTTGTTAACCTATTTAATTTAATATCGACGTTATATTATTTTGTATTAGTCAGCTATAGTATCTGGCTGGTTAAGTTAGCCTAGTCGCTAAtgatatctagctagctaacatccccgaACATGAGCTCCCTAAACATCTCCCCTCCTGTTAAAGAagaggaggtctgctggacggagaaagaagctctggggctgaacattgtcgtgaaagaggagaaggaagaagaggatgtcacagtaaaacaagaagtagagggtgaggctgttacggtgaaaaaagaagagaaagacgttacagtgaaagaagaggaagagaaagaagaggatgtagtttttggagtgaagatggaaggagagattaCTGTCACATTGAAAGATGAAGAGGTGGAGATAggagatctgattaacaccagtaagtACCGCCTTAAATTTGCTTTTAACTTTGGATATCTGGAGTTGGCCCGTCAATACCTCTTCAACGGAAGGCCCTAGGATGATGACTGATATGTCTAGAATCAGACGACGTAGAGAACAAGCTACCCCTTGTTTTCTCCGTCCCGTTTCCAAAAAGTGACTTAACATATATATTTGAGAAGGGTATATCTGCTTGCCGCAGACTGGGGGGCATGTAGTGATTTTCATGTAGTGATGATTTACTACACACCGTGCCCCCCAATAGTGCCATGCGAGAGTTGGGTTGGCTACACcaaagattatggatatactgacaagatgTCTCTCTGCCCTAAAAAGGGGAGTCGTTGTCCACAAAGCGGCCATGTGGGTTGTCTATCTCCCAAATATCCTTTCTTTGGTGGTTACATCTTATTATTGTAATATATTGTTTATATTCTACGAGGGTTGTTGACGTTAAccgcctgtattcaatggagagagaTGCTACGTTACTAGCATGAATATGCATAGCGATCTGATGACAACTCCTATGGTGTTTTTATCAGAGTTGTCTGTATGTCACGTGTCCACATAACAACTTAATCATTATGAATCTTCTGTTAGATCAAGTAAACCTCACGTAGCAAATGAGCCATTCATTTTGTTGTTGGCCAAATTCGACACTTTCCACATTGGGTTGACAATTTTTTCCACttggatacaacctactgtaacctactggcatgacctagagagttacaacctactgtaacctaccggcatgacctagagagataaaacctactgtaccctactggcatgacctagagagatacaacctactgtagcctactggcatgacctagagagttacaacctactgtagcctactggcatgacctagagagttacaatcTACTGTAACCTACTAGCATGACCTTGAGAGCTaaaacctactgtagtctactggcatgacctagagagatacaaactactgtagcctactggcatgacctagcgagatacaacctactgttaaAGTTGTAAAATTCCTGTATTTTAAAATAATATTTTCCATAATATTGATCATTTGTATCTTCCTATCCACATGTGGGATCCCTCTCCTTTGTTGTCCACTCTACACCAATATCAGACAACTACTGTGGGATCCCTCTCCTTTGTTATCCTCTCTACACCAATATCAGACAACTACTGTGGGATCCCTCTCCTTTGTTATCCTCTCTACACCAATATCAGACAACTACTGTGGGATCCCTCTCCTTTGTTATCCTCTCTACACCAATATCAGACAACTACTGTGGGATCCCTCTCCTTTGTTATCCTCTCTACACCAATATCAGACAACtactgtgggactcccaatcacagctggatgtgatactgcctggattcgaaccagggactgtagtgacacctcttccACTaagatgcagtggcttagaccgctGCTTCCGCGTGTGTGTTAACTATTAGAAtgctgtactagaatgcttaaaggGCAGCAACAATTTTAAATATCTGTTTCGTTTTTTTGGGGCAAGGAAGATATTAGCCAATAATGTAATATCGGTGCATccctttattctaaaattgattctattatttaaaaaatcctcatcaatctacacacaataccccataatgccatcacaataccacataatgccatcacaataccccataatgccgtcacaataccctataatgccAAAGCAAACACGGGTTtagattttttgcaaatgtattaaaactatTCCCCAAGATAAGTAGTCTGAGTAATGTTAGATCCCAGGATAACTAGTCTGAGTAATGTAAGTTTCAGATAGTTTAACCCTTTACAGTCTAAGCCttgtggaattgttttaagaaggtttAAATAACATGAAGGGCTTCCCCAGTATAGTACTGTAGAAACACCCTCCATCATGAAGGGCTTCCCCATTATAGTACTGTAGAAACACCCTCCAATATGATGGGCTTCCCCAGTATAGTACTGTAGAAACACCTCCAACATGAAGGGCTTCTCCAGTATAGTACTGTAGAAACACCCTCCAATATGATGGGCTTCCCCAGTATAGTACTGTAGAAACACCCTCCAATATGATGGGCTTCTCCAGTATAGTACTGTAGAAACACCCTCCAATATGATGGGCTTCTCCAGTATAGTACTGTAGAAACACCCTCCAACATGAAGGGCTTCCCCAGTATAGTACTGTAGAAACACCCTCCAACATGAAGGGCTTCCCCAGTATAGTACTGTTTAAGGTTATACCAAGGATAATTAGGCTTTCTGATTTTGAATTGTAAGTCTCCTTGAAGGTATCAACCAGAAATATTCCAAATGTATGTCAAATTATTAGGCCATACAGTAACACATTGGATAACATTTACAACAGTAAccatttaattttacctttatttaactaggcaagtcagttaagaacaaattcttattttcaatgacggcctaggaacagtgggttaactgcttgttcaggggcagaacaacagatttgtaccttgtcagctcgggggtttgaacttgcaaccttccggtttctagtacaacgctctaaccactaggctaccctgccgccccatagtaacatttttttctcccaaaacatcaaaaggaagtttgttctgaagtgtttggtttcctcattagcagggaGGAGTTTCTACAACCAGATATACAACATCCATAAccagtggtttcctcattaccagatctACTACatcataactagtggtttcctcattaccagatatactacatcataactagtggtttcctcattaccagatatactacatccataactagtggtttcctcattaccagatatactccATCCATAATTaatggtttcctcattaccagatatattCAGTGGCgggcctggggcctgggccttcagtgaggtccaacacagtcccacccaaattaatccacctcttattgccatcattatgatgccatggctctagacactatacatttagacagaaacgcagtataaccaggcgttgcgtcaccttgaaattgacatttttattcagagaattgcaggggaagagtacaatacagaACAGTTCAACTAATAGGCAAGAACATAGTCGAGTGCAGCAGAGTTATATTAATATTCTTCTTCAATCCATTTCTGGTCCACAAACTTTGAAGCTttaaatccccccccccaaaaaaaaatacagttcctGTTTACCCAAAAACATGACACAATCAATGAGTCTTTTCAATATTTCCCTATTTTTCttcaccttttcattgtgcagctccgTTGCCCTACGCGCTTGTTcattgagctgtagatccactcgggtgttcCCAAAAGTtctcaaaagcaccattgcttgtaagtggccagccgtactttggtgtctcgttgctgccttggttagacaactcaagtttggaaagccagtgtggctccaaacaccaaatcaatcacttgcattcccagcagtacagtttgcagtgcttctcggagcctgtgagccattggtagcgctcgtagttggaactttgaaagtggcgaacaaacccctttcccgcctgtgacaggctttgtagcgtcggcgtcaggcgacctctccttacaatgtctaacttttcttgaaaagtttgttttGAGAATGgcattataattatatcctcgaccaaatcgatatcttctcctccttccgccattgtgagttgaaaaaacagcttagtagtacatGTATTAATTCgtttatcaaattcagtttcctagttctgaggttCTGCATAGACCTGCCCATAGGActtgcctctcaatattggtaatccaatccaaagacgtgcacgcactacgcctgctagctggctcctgtgtaacactggagccagccagcaggcgtacaatagccaactctaaagctgattggttgacactaaattttcatttccattcactttaaactacaagcgcccgcactgttgattctgaaggcctgaggacagattttagacccctggcaacacatgatggctgaatatgactggataaaagatctaacatagagaccagccctccaaatctcaacctggggctggaagctgtgcaaccaagaggaaagctatggGGAATAagctggggaataatttaatacatatttatgggaaaatatatttaaaaatatatatatattctgatgatgtttaggccagcagagaaggccttgctggccctggcGGCCCACCACTGGATATACtgcatccataactagtggtttcctcataaGCAGATATGCtccatccataactagtggtttcctcattaccagatatactacatcaaTAACTagagtggtttcctcattaccagatatactacatccataactatcggtttcctcattaccagatatactacatccataactatcggtttcctcattaccagatatactacatccataactagtggtttcctcgtTACCAGATATACTGCATCCATAGCTagcggtttcctcattaccagatatactacatccataactagcggtttcctcattaccagatatactacatccataactagtggtttcctcattaccagatatactacatccttAACTagcggtttcctcattaccagatatacattggggcaaaaaagtatttagtcagccaccaattgtgcacgttttcccacttaaaaatatgagagaggcctgtaattttcttcataggtacacttcaattatgactGACAAAATTAgggaaagaaatccagaaaatcacattgtaggatttgtaatgaatttatttgcaaattatggtggaaaataagtatttggtcaataacaaaagtttatctcaatactttgtcatataccctttgttggcaatgacagaggtcaaattttttctgtaagtcttcacaaggttttcacacacttgctggtattttggcccattcctccatgcagatctcctctagagcagtgatgttttggggctgttgcttggcaacacagactttcaactccctccaaagattttctatggggttgagatctggagactggctaggccactccaggaccttgaaatgcttcttacgaagccactccttcgttgcccgggctgtgtgtttgggatcattgtcatgctgaaagacccagccacgtttcatcttgaatgcccttgctgattgtaggaggttttcactcaaaatctcacgatacatggccacattcattctttcctttacacggatcagtcgtcctggtccctttgcagaaaaacagccccaaagcatgatggttccacccccatgcttcacagtaggtatggtgttctttggatacaactcagcattctttgtcctccaaacacgacgagttgaggttttaccaaaaagttatatttttgtttcatctgaccatataacattctcccaatcttattctggatcatccaaatgctctctagcaaacttcagacgggcctggacatgtgtccctctgcttaagccagtacatctggcactgcaggatttgagtccctggcggcgtagtgtgttactgatggtaggctttgttactttggtcccagctctctgcaggtcattcactaggtccccccgtgtggttctgggattattgctcaccgttcttgtgatcattttgaccccacggggtgagatcttgcatggagccccagatcgagggagattatcagtggtcttgtatgtcttccatttcctaataattgctcccacagttgatttcttcaaaccaagctgcttacctattgcagattcagtcttcccagcctggtgcaggtctacaattttgtttctggtgtcctttgacagctctttggccttggccatagtggagtttggagtgtgactgtttgaggttgtggacaggtgtcttttatactgataacaagttcaaacaggtgccattaatacaggtaacgagtggaggacagaggagcctcttaaagacgaagttacaggtctgtgagagccagaaatcttgcttgtttgtaggtgaccaaatacttattttccaccataatttgcaaataaattaattaaaaatcctacaatgtgattttctggatttttttccctaattttgtctgtcatagttgaagtgtacctatgatgaaaattacaggcctctctcatctttttaagtgggagaacttgcacaattggtggctgactaactactttttttgccccactgcactacatccataactagctgtttcctcattagcagggaGGAGTTTCTCAGCTAaaatatactacatccataactagtggtttcctcattaccagatgtactacatccataactagcgatttcctcattaccagatatactacatccataactagcggtttcctcattaccagatgtaCTATATCCATAACTagcggtttcctcattaccagatgtactacatccataactagcggtttcctctaccagatatactacatccataactagctgtttcctcattagcagggaGGAGTTTCTCAGCTAaaatatactacatccataactagcggtttcctcattaccagatatactacatccataactagcggtttcctcattaccagatgtaCTATATCCATAACTagcggtttcctcattaccagatgtactacatccataactagcggtttcctctaccagatatactacatccataactagctgtttcctcattagcagggaGGAGTTTCTCAGCTAAAATATAATACATCCATAACTagcggtttcctcattaccagatatactacatccataactagcggtttcctcattaccagatatactacatccataactagtggtttcctcattaccagatatactacatccataactagtggtttcctcattaccagatatactacatccataactagagGTTTCCTCactaccagatatactacatccataactagtggtttcctcattagcagggaGGGGTTTCTGCAACCAAATTGCGTGTGCTTCACCCTCATGCCGCAATTTTAGCAAACACAGAAAGGGGCCTGTATTGGCGACCAAAAGTCGTCTGGCACATTGCTTAGGGTTTCAACAACTTTAATAACTTTGTTTTTAGCCTTCTATCATAGATGTTACTACGAATGTGAAAACAAGACTAAATATGACTATTGTTGCTCATTTTAAGATAATTGTCAAATCATTTTAGCCTTCATTATACGTCAATTGTTGTACAAGGTCGTGGCTACGCTGTTGTCATCACCTTTTACAGTGGATTTCCActgttgtgggcctttaaccatctgtctgactttttgttcacacaggagagaaacgggACTACCGTGGGTCATCTGGGAATcctcaacaacctcatgatgctgacgaggcagagaagagtctctacaGATCAGAACACGTCAAGAAACACCAGCGGAGATCCACAGGGAAGGGaactcactgctgctctgactgtgggaagagattcacctCATCAGGCATTAAAATTCATCAgagaatccacacaggagagaaatcttccggctgtgatcaatgtgggaagagttttgttcaATACAGCCATCTGAagatacaccagagaacacacacaggagagaaatcttattgCTGTACTCAATGTGGTAAGAGTTTTAGTCATTCAAccagcctgataccacaccagagaacacacacaggagataatccttatagctgtgatcaatgtgggaagagttttactcagctaAGCATCCTGATATcgcaccagagaacacacacaggtgagaaatcttatagctgtgatgAATGTGGGAAGATTTTTACTACATCTAGAAATCTGACTCTACACCAGAGCATACACACAAGAGAGAAATCTTTTagctgtactcaatgtgggaagagttttgttcaATATAGCCATCTGAagatacaccagagaacacacacaggtgagaaaccttttagctgtactgaatgtgggaagagttttagtcATTCAACCAGcctgatatcacaccagagaacacacacaggagaaaaaccttatagctgtgatcaatgtgggaagagatttacTCAGCTAAGCATcctgatatcacaccagagaacacacacaggcgagAGACCTTATAGCTGttctcaatgtgggaagagttttactcagctGAGCAACCTGAtttcacaccagagaacacacacaggagagaaaccatttagctgtgATGAATGTGGGAAGATTTTTACTACATATAGAAATCTGACTcgacaccagagaatacacacaggagagaaaccttttagctgtactcactgtgggaagagttttactcagcaAAGCAAcctgatatcacaccagagaacacacacaggagagaaaccctatagctgtgatcaatgtgggaagagttttactcagctaAGCAAcctgatatcacaccagagaacacacacaggagagaaaccctatagctgtggtcaatgtgggaagagttttgctaCATCTGGGCAGCTgactatacaccagagaacacacacaggagagacatCCTGTAGCTGAAATccatgtgggaagagttttactcagtccAACAGCCTGGTacaacaccagagaacacacacaggagaaacctCTTAGCTTTGACCAGAGATAATCTGATTAAAGATCTCAGATCAAATATCAGAATGTACATACAGGAAggagttgtttcatgatatcaTTGAATTACTGtcaatgttttaacattgtactAGGAGTATTTTAATCATGTCACAATGTACAAGCCTAAATGTTTGCCCCCTTATCAATTGATATCAACATGATATGGATATTAGCGTTCGGGGGAAAAATCCAGGCTCTGAATTGAAAGTTGTGTTGAGTTGTGTTACACTTACCATGTTGGTGACCCACTGCAGTTTTATAAGgagcttgtttaaaaaatacaaataacataATTATTGTGGCAGATGTTGGTGTATATAGCACATGTTATGTTTAGGTTTTCAATTTATCCCAAACTGTTTATGCGAATTGGTTATTGATTTGGACACGTTAACACTGTTTTGACATTGGGCTTTTCCACCGAGCAAAATGTCATTGAAAAGAAGACTATGTCCGACGTCCAATATACGTTCggttgaaaatatgtattttgggGTAATTTTTCCAATGACTTGAAAATAACTTAATTTCAACTTACttgcaggtatcctagtggttagagcgttgggccgtcattgtaagccagaatttgttcttaactgacttatttacaatgacggcctaccagggagcagtgggttaactgccttgtttgggtgcagaatgacagatttttaccttgtcagctcgggatccagtccagcaacctttcggttcctgTTAAGTGaaggttaaaataaataaatacacatggACACAGTATAATAAATTGGTCTATAATCAATTTTATTAACCATcattcatcactccagtatttCTTGACAACATTCAATTGCTAATTGTCTTTATTCCACTACTGAAGACGCATGTCTCaaatcacctcatatttcaaacattcagcctgacaaaatatacatgttttattattcAATGCCTGACAATTAAGTGAATTATTGCTAAGACATATTAACAAAGGGGTGTACATTTGATCACAATTTATTGTGACTGCACGTTTTTCTGTATTGGAGATGGGTTTTGTTTGGACTCGTTCCAAGTGGACTAGAAGCTAGTGAGTTTTAGGAACATGagagttctagaagctagtgAGTTTTAGGATTCTATAGAAAGAAAAA contains these protein-coding regions:
- the LOC135521478 gene encoding gastrula zinc finger protein XlCGF57.1-like isoform X1 yields the protein MSSLNISPPVKEEEVCWTEKEALGLNIVVKEEKEEEDVTVKQEVEGEAVTVKKEEKDVTVKEEEEKEEDVVFGVKMEGEITVTLKDEEVEIGDLINTREKRDYRGSSGNPQQPHDADEAEKSLYRSEHVKKHQRRSTGKGTHCCSDCGKRFTSSGIKIHQRIHTGEKSSGCDQCGKSFVQYSHLKIHQRTHTGEKSYCCTQCGKSFSHSTSLIPHQRTHTGDNPYSCDQCGKSFTQLSILISHQRTHTGEKSYSCDECGKIFTTSRNLTLHQSIHTREKSFSCTQCGKSFVQYSHLKIHQRTHTGEKPFSCTECGKSFSHSTSLISHQRTHTGEKPYSCDQCGKRFTQLSILISHQRTHTGERPYSCSQCGKSFTQLSNLISHQRTHTGEKPFSCDECGKIFTTYRNLTRHQRIHTGEKPFSCTHCGKSFTQQSNLISHQRTHTGEKPYSCDQCGKSFTQLSNLISHQRTHTGEKPYSCGQCGKSFATSGQLTIHQRTHTGETSCS
- the LOC135521478 gene encoding endothelial zinc finger protein induced by tumor necrosis factor alpha-like isoform X2, whose product is MSSLNISPPVKEEEVCWTEKEALGLNIVVKEEKEEEDVTVKQEVEGEAVTVKKEEKDVTVKEEEEKEEDVVFGVKMEGEITVTLKDEEVEIGDLINTREKRDYRGSSGNPQQPHDADEAEKSLYRSEHVKKHQRRSTGKGTHCCSDCGKRFTSSGIKIHQRIHTGEKSSGCDQCGKSFVQYSHLKIHQRTHTGEKSYCCTQCGILVVRALGRHCKPEFVLN